TGACGTTCCATCCACTGAACGCtccctgaaaaatgcagaggtttAGGCAaaaacaggttttaaacattaaGCATCTAACAATTAAAACAGCAGTGATTTATACGCTGGAATCAGCTGTGTGTCTCTCATGTACCCCGTGTTCAGTACGTCCCTGCAGGGCTTTCCTCCAGCGCATGGCAGCCAACGCCAGTCTTTTCTGCTGCGATGTGATGGAGGGCAAAGCCTCCAGGATGGAGCTGCTGCCCCATTCAAAGCTGTCCTCCTGGAAAACaagacagtttaaaaaaaaaaagaaaaaaaaaaggacatctaCTAACTGTATTTCACAACAGAAAAACCAGGAGACCCAGATTTATGCTGCATTCTagagtgctgggaggtagaatacATCTCAgctggagttaactacatcccacctcaaagtattgCATGTGATCCATGTTGAACCTAAACAACAAACATGATCACAGATCTAAGttcctatttgctttgttactgaagaggcattttgactgtcgaCACTACAGTGTTCTCATGTACACAAACGAGATGGAAGAAGCGAAATGACGGATGAGTCAGttatacattgtgaagttttttttcattgcgaacTTGCACACTGTGCGCCACTATTATTGTGTTGACGTCACGTTGTAGTTTGCAGCGAGGTCGGGGTACTTCTATCTGACCCCACTTTGCAACAAGGACCTCTGGCTTGGACAGGTGTTCTAATGCATTTTACTGAGTTGGACGCCAGAAACTTGCCatctcccagcactctggaatgcagcattattgTTCCTCTTTATGAAGCTGCCTTGAGATCCTGACCTCGATGAAGCAGCTGACAGACCGGCAGGCCTCCAGGTATGAGCGGTGTAGGATCCATTTGCCAGCTGCCATCGCTGCCAGATATTTCTCGTTGCGCAGAGGAGTCCCTACAATGATGTGGGAGCAGCTGGGGTCAAAAGACTGCTTGTCCAGAACAACACCACCTAGAATGACCACCAGGAAAAGACACCAAAAGGATTTATAAGTTATTTGtaaatcatttaaaatgtatgATAAATAATAATTCAGGTAGTGTTAAAATATATTACAGTAGTTAAAAGTATAGAAAATGATTGATTATGTCAGCCTATATTTTGAAATGCCTTTAAGAGTTGCGCTATGTGAAAAAGAACTATGAATATGTGTCTCAGACGACGAATGGATCAATatctggagaactcaacagtcaaccacttcttcaagaacatggagggaacattgttggaaaaatataattcgatttttcataacttctaaaattacagctaaatatgtgtccagagtttAACCTTGCTGGAGGGAATGTGGAGAtatcaatgtaaatcatgcacatgtcttttgtttatgtcctaaacttgcatcattctgggataatgtatattcaacaattgttaagatattggaTTATGCAATTCGTAAAACATgtatggtgatgtattttggatgtgttattggtaataaagtaagaaaaaatgatagctatttgttacctccgccaaggaggttatgtttttgccagggtttgtttgtttgtctgtttgtttgtttgtctgttcgttagtgtgcaacataactcaaaaagttctggacagatttggatgaaattttcagggtttgttggaaatgggataaggaagaaatgattaaattttggtggtgatcgggggtgggtgggccCCCACTGAtgggctgatcagtgcccccccccccccgtgggcccgatcaccaccaaaatttaatcatttcttccttatcccatttccaacaaaccctgaaaatttcatcaaaatctgtccataactttttgagttatgttgcacactaatggacagacaaacagacagacagacaaacaaaccctggcaaaaacataacttccttggtgtgggggggcccacgggggggggccactgatcagccttggcggaggtctgcgctctccgagtgcttctagtttaaaatactattagcagcctgtaaaaaggctattaccaaaaaatggtgcaaattagaaccacctacaactaacaactggatacaaactgtgaatggaatatttgagatggagattctgacccacagactgaggactgaagaagaacaatgtcatgataaatggaagaaatggacaattttcatttcaatgtcacactactaaaaacaattgttagtcacaaagttTATTGtagtcaatgtatcccaaatgtcccctatgtttgtcttgttttgtaatgtacataaataaaataaacgataaaaataaagttaaaaaaaaaaaagacagttgcgCTATGTATTATGGGCTAGAGATGCCTAAACAGTAAAGCACATGGTGAGACATACAGATGTGTTCTCGGCTGAGCTTATAATTTCTactgataacacaccaattaaaaatggtgtatataattatgcgagtcgtgatatcacgttggtttatcagccagcagcaactacagttgttGCAtcgagatgtttttgaacattaaatacaactaaatatatatcattatcattaaaaactaaaaattggaaatgacagataataatatgttatgacggaattttcgaccctgtctgtcaaagtgatggacaataaaaatgtctagcgcaacctctgcatGAATGTATTTACATGTGACAATGTACATGCATGCTGTCAGCTAACAGAGGCTtctcttcctctttgttttgtACACTTTCACTCAGAAGTTTTCATCTGTCACATGAAAACGGTGACGGCACTCCATACCCTGGCTCTGGAAAACAGAGTTTGGCTGTTTAACTGTGTTAACATACTAGTTGTACAAAACAAGTAGTGAGAAAAGTACACTACAgatcgttagcttcatagcataactccctaagtcattttattttcaggtcatagccaatgacGCAAAATGAAGAAACAGTGTTAGGAGAGCAAACTTAGGCAGATATCACAATTAGACCAAGTCTTAGGCAAATACACTGTGAGGCGAACAATAAACAACATTAAAGTGGAAATACAGCAATAGACATGATGATGAACATTGAAGAGTTAAATTACATATCACTAAGACCATCTGTCCTGCTGACTCACTTGTGAACTACATGAAGCTTTACTTTCTGCTTCTGTAAACACTATTTTCTAGAGAGAATTCCCCGATACTGTTTTATATAATAACAGTTCAAACTGTGGGTGCAGTATAAAACTTGGTTCACCCAAAGGGCTGATCTCATTTACAGCAGCAAATTCATTGTTCAGCAGGAAATATTCTCAGACCCTGGAGGCAAATCCTTCATGTTAGTCATGAGGGATTAGCTCATCTGACTTCAGCGAGGCGTTACACTGCAGAATGATGAAACGCTGTTACTGCCCTAATTATGAGGGAGACTCACCGAGCTCCTCTATGAGTTGACTGTAATCACTGCGCTCCTGAGGGCTGAGGGATGACAGCTGAAACCTTGGTGGCTGCTTTTCTTCCTCGGTCTTCTcctgagaaagaaaaaaaccttTTAACACAGGGagcaagatggaaaaaaaaaaaaaaaaaaaaaaagtgactgaaaACCATAGAGGACAGCTCCGGAAAAAATTAACAGACAACTTTCTTGACTTAAACTCGACTGAAAATGGTCACTAGACATCAAAGAAAGATGAGCTGCTTGTATTTTCACCCTGGGAGAAGCATGAAGAATTAATCAGCACTGTGAAAGACACACGACAGCTgtttgaaaatcagggttattccacccaAAACAAGTTTGAACATTACCATGTGTTGTTGTAAAATGAACTATTTGCCTTGCATTTTTTTGAGCTTTGAAATAACagcaatttattatttttatttttaattttttggcaAGTCCTCATTCATTTTCTATCCAtgtattttctgaaccacttactCCTCTTGAGCATAGCAGTGTTGTAGCTTCTCCCAGTGACCAACAGACAGCGTtaccagttcatcacaaggctgacGTATACAAAAGAACAACCTTTCATGGTCACATTCACAACTACGGCCAATTTAAACTAACATAGTATATACCAGTTGTCACTGACAGCCGCTAAATGCTCTAAATTACAGGTCTATTTTGAAATTTGGAGACACGTTATCAATACTAGAATGAACAAAAACGTTCACTTTATTGAAACTCGTATCTACATGTGGAAGTTTAATTTTCCCAGAGCTGTACATCAGAAACTTGCATTTACATGTGTGCAAGTCAAATCCTTGACACAGCTAAACTAGATGAAAGCAAATTATCTTAATTACTGAGTTATTATAACTTTGAAGTTCACCTACTATTCGTTGTTACAAACATAATCTTTTACCTGTGGCTCTGGTGCAACTGGGGGGTTGGCGAGAGGAAAAGCAATGCTGGGAGCCTGAGGAGTGAGGATATTTTTTTCTGACTCCTCTGATGGAGGCGCTGTGACCTTCTGACCCATCTGCTGATCGATAACGTCACAAGCAGCTAGAAAACCAAGTGGCAGAAGTGAAAATTATTATACCAGGGGAGAGGTTTTCTTatattaaagggtacctgtagtgaattttcattgctagctatttctgctctgtcagtcaggcatggtcagagacatgttgcctccttcacaggctgATCCAACACCGGTAGTGACGCAGACACGATGATTCGTCTGATTATCTAGGCTACGATGGACTGGTTATTGACCCCGTGTAGCAGACagcagtctaagatgacacattatcatcCAATGCTGGGTGGCGTCCCTgggacaatggtggagtgcaaagcttatgGCTGCACAAACAAGCAGCACAGAAATCCCAGAAATCCTCTCAAACCTTCTCACCGACTGCTGCATGTTTATTCAAACTCGATCGCCTGGAATCAACAACAGTATGTAACTTCCGGCTGACAATAGCTACTCTCATAGGTTTCCGTCCCCTGCCCAAAATTCACGCAATAAAAagatccagtgtggtgcatttatggcaatttttttactgaatttgcgcctGTCTTGCTTGTAATAGACAAAGCACAGTTAAATGTCgaaagcatgaccagtacaggtacccTTTCAGGTGATAGTGAACTCCTCACTCACCCATCTCCACCAGCTCAGAGTCCGTCATGGAGTCCCTGAACTGAGGGCCATTTATTGCAGTGGGTGGAGGTGCAGGTGCCAAAGGCTCGGAGTGCTGTGAGGGACTCCCGGGCCACTGTAAGTTATCAGCCAGCTTGGCCCTCTCCTCCCTGGCTGTAGGATCATCCCAGACTATCTGCTCACTCTGAGACGGCTCCGTGTTTATGTCCATAACTGCTTCTCGGGAAACCCTGGAATTGTGACACAACAGCATCGCACTATTTGAGTGTATGGGATAAACATTAGGTAGCGTACTTTACATGGATTCACCTGACCATTCTCTTCACCTGTTGATCACTCTGAGATTCATTACAAACTGTACTTCTCTCACTCCTCACTGTGACCTCTACAGAAGAGTAAACTGGTCATTGTTATCTGCTTGTCAGTCACTGGTATATTTCAATTTTACAAAGCAATTTTGAGGAGACTTACTCCTTATTTACATTAACTGTTAACCTGGAATCATAGAAGTTACAATCGCCGCTCAATGAACACCTTGAAACTGTTTGTTCCAAAGAGAAGGACTGATTTAGGAAAGAAATCTTTTCagttttcagctcctgatgcctggaacaagcttcagtctgagcttaaTCTACACTgattcctttgactgattttaaagagtGAGTGAAACCTCTGGAATCaaggctgttggtctgtaaatgtttcgactgattgtaaatgttttttttctgtgtttgcaaatgcttttattattataaatctgTAATTATGTGACTATCGGAGCTAAGATCCcccatctcaatgggaccaaccttgctaaataaaggttaaataaataaataaaatcaacaacattCTCATAGCCTTATCTTCATACCTCAGAGCTTCTAAAGTACGTCTGCTTCCAGTGCGTCCAACCCGACTCGTTTCAGGAGTTTGTGGACCTGAGTCAGCCCCTCCTGATCCCATCCTGGTGAGTCTGACTGAGGTACGTCTGCTTGTTGTTAGCTTGGTGGCTGACATAATCTCCTGCAGCTGTCTTTGTAAGTTTTCCCTCATTTCTAGAGTTTCTGAAATATCTGGAAAGAGAAATATCAACCAAGTAAACCTCTGTGTTCATTAAAATCCTTCAGCAACAACATCAAATTCAGTAGTGGAGCTGAAAGAAGACAAGCACCGCCTCTGTTTGTGGTGTCCAAGTCCTCTTGATCGACACTCCCATCACTTATACGACGGACTGAAGTCTCTTCGGTGGCACCGTGTTCAAGCTAAGAGGCAATCAAACATAATTAAATGAGATACGCTTACATTAAGGAGGTACATTGTCTGTTGACAGCGGAAAATTGGATTCAAATGTACCTTGCTGTCCTTAAGTTGGGTCCTTGTTAACGGTGGAGACCTCTGTGAGCTGTTAGGCACCTGGCTGAGGTTTAGGCTCATCTTAGGGTTGTAGGTGAAAGGATACAGAGACTCTGGGACGTGTCTCTGCTCCTCAGCACACTGCACAAGACAGCATGGGAGCTTGTTAGTACATGCAGTATACTATGTGCGCACAGAAATTTATTAGAGctgtcacaaaaataaataaattaaaatgattgtGTGGGGGAAATATAATGGCAAATCCCATCTGTCATTAACATTAGCATATCAAAGCTGTTTTCGATGAGCTATTCTGATTTTTTCAATGGGGTGATTATTTCCCTGATGTAAAGTGCGGTAAGTGAAGAAGTAATTAAACTGGGGGCACAAAGCTGTACTTAACAAGCCACAGAGACAGAATATCAAATAAAGCATATCTACAAATTATTTATGCATCTTCCaggagagaatttttttttttatgtcattagaAAACCAATGACAGAAGCAGCAAAATATTTTCAAACTCTGGACACACATCAGGCACTagtttgcattttctttttaatCTTTAACCACTAATGATGAggaatgttgattttttttttttttttttttacaagatatATCAACTAACTACCAAAGAAGATATGGCCCATCAGCAAAGGATGTGGTCTTTCTGAAGGAATGTGAGTAACATAATGAGAAAATGCTACAAATAAGGAGGAGCCATCATAGCATCATGGCACATTCCCTTGTCACCACAAAACTGAACCGTAGCCCTTATTACACATGTCAGCTTAGTATCACTGACTCCCATTAACTCCATCCATTGTGCTTTATATTTGCCAGAGATGTCAAGTAATACTAGAAAATGGCACCTTGAATCAGtcaagaaaataaacagaaaatgcgTTTGCCATGACAGCTGAAACTAAATGATGGCAAAGGGTCAAGACAGATGGACGACAGAAAGAGTAGCAAAAAGCACCACTTCAACAGACGAGCTGTCCACATTATCCCCAGCATTAGTATTATTAAAATTCATCAACTGTATATGTACTTTTATTTTTGCACAGGACTCAGTAGACTACACTCAGTGATACTCTCACATTGCTGCTGATCCTCTACTGCACTTTATTTCTAAAACTGCATTATTGCcatatctgctgctgttctgATCCATTATTCACCTCATAACCAGTACTGATTGCACCACCACTGCTGATTTAATACACACTTTATATCCTATTagagtttattctttataccccctatttattcttattctatttttacctctttttttatttttttaatttgcatggCTTTTTAATTACAAGGTGGGAGAGAAATGACATCTCAATTATCTATATACCCTGTGGATCTAGTGAGttgacaaaataaaaatctttgaatttTCTACTAGGAAACGTACCGCTTGCAGCCAATGCTGGGAGACCACATGCAGCCCTCTCTCCTTAACTGCCCTGAATTCCCGTGTGTTGTCCCCCACTCGGCCCTGGTAAATGTAGTGCGTCACTGTGTCATCACAGGCCCACCTGGAGATGAGACAGATGAGGTTTAATGGACCTTCGCACTCACAGCTGGTCAAAGTAAAAGACATTTATAGAATGTTGAATACCTGAAGTCAGCTCCAAGTGATGCAGCAATAGCATTCAGTTCACCCTGCATTTTGCTTAGCTTCTTTCCAACACAGATCACAACACCCGCCAGGGGGGTGGCCTCCTTTTCCGGGACCTGAATGAGTGGGAAAAACAGAtgtgatcagaatcagaatacttcattaatcccagagggaaattattgtgtgtgacagttgctccattcaagtgtaATAAaaggtagcaggaaagaaattatcaatacaacaaaaaagaaaaacattttttatacatatatccTGTATATAAATGTTCCAAATATAcacattaaaacactctattgagGCACAactagaacagcaatttgtacaatatgtactagacaatatataatcaatataactaaagaaatatacatacataaatgtgcaaaaatattgttattaaaaATTCTGTGGTTATAATGAGGAATTATACTGTCTTAAAAAAGCTACTTGACCATATGCCCAAGTTTCCtttgaattaaaatgtttttgctGATCTGGGAGCTGATGAGTGCAGAATATATTGACTCATTCTCAAACAGACATTCTGTATAGTGCTTTTTTTACCTCCTCTGCAGTGGTTTTGGTAAGCTGAGGGCTAGCAGACACCTCTTGCATTTCTGGGACATTATTACGGCTGCTGTTGGCCAGCGCCACCTTCAGGTTCCTGTTGATAACATCAGTCAGTGGAGTTTCTACCCTTTGTTCTGGTTTGGCTCTCCCTCCTGGAGTCTCCAAAACTCCAAGTGCATCCTTAACAAGAAAACATCTTATTACACACTGCAGTATATCAAACATCTGCTACAGGACTACATTAAAATGCTGTGGACCTTTGAATCTCTTGAATTCTAACCTTGACGTTGAACGAAGGCCTAAAAAGTTGATCTCTGCTGAGGAAGCGAGACGGAGTGTCCAGCTGCAGTGAGGGCTCCTTCTGAGGTGGCTTCTTTCTGCCGGTCTCCTTTGTTTGTACGGGGGTACTCACATCCACTTTGGGCTTCATCTCATCCAACACAGAGCGAAACACTTTGCTCTGAAAGCGTCCTAAATCTAGTGGGGTAACAGCTTTACCACTCTGTAGACCCAGCAAAGGGATCTCTGGAGACGAACGCGCTGGAGGAGGCATGACTGTCCTCTGGGATCCAACGACAAAACTCTCATCGTCCCTCTCTGTGGAATgagaacaaaaacatcaattatGTAGTTTTAAAATATAATCTCTAAAAAACCCATAATTTCCCCCTTTTTTAAACATAACCTTTTAGTCGCACACTTTGCTTAATACATTTCAAAGGTTTCATCTCCCTAACCTGGTGAAGGTGGAAGATCAACCAGAAAACGCTCCTCCTGTGCCCTCTGGCCGGTTCTagcagactccaggatccagtgCATGGTGACAGCTGGAAGCCCCCATTTCTTTGCTGCCTGGTACTTTGTACCATCAGGGCTCTGCAGCACCAAATGTGTGCTGGCCAGCATGCCTTTCTTCTGATTCGCCAGGCGAACAAAGTAATCCTGGACACTGCAGGAGAGATGAGTGGAAAGGAGATTTATTAGAGGAGGTTCACATTGCTCAGTGGTCCCAAAGCTTAAATATAAACCTAAAATCTgcctgtaaaaataataaaaagaaaattaaaaacaaataaatattatttcatgtgttaaaaagtctgaaaatcaGTTTGTCCATACAAGCTGCAGGAACCAAAATCAGAGAATCTTGAATCTAAAGCTGCTGTGTGACACTTTTATGTTGTTAAGGAAAGGTGAAACCACTTTTACAAATTTTTTCAATGCAGCAGCATACTCTTGAAAAGTAATTTGATATTACTGTCAATTATGTATTTAACTTCCTTAACTATCTGTATTCCACAGCCCAGCCCTCAGAAAAGGGCGGAATTCTTCTTTCGCGTCAGACCactcaaaaaacatgttaaaagggTAATTACAGAATTCTTTTAcgctacaaaaaataaaaaaataaaaaactagggCATTTGAGATTGGCTTAAAATGATCTACATCAGATAATGTAGATATATATTTAGCTATACATACGATTAATATtgtgtatgtttatattttatatctatttttttctacttctactttctagttctattcttattttaatttttagattctatgttcttattttattttttgtaattttatatttgctctattgtTATTTTCTTATGCAttggttttttattcatattgttgcactgactggagtagcgcTCCTGAATTaattgcacacacaatgacaataaaggctattcgaTTTGTCATCCCCTCGAACAGTCAGGACGAGAACAAACCACAATGGGGCCATGAGATAGGAACACAGGTAGTGATAGTGACATATACATTAAGCATACTGTCTTAAATATTAGGCTTTGGTTTCAGACACTAGCAGAGGTCTCTTTGTGACGATATAAAATTCTTAGTAGTCTACACTAATTTGGCCATATAAATCCAATTTCTACATTGACACTTCTTTGACATTATGTTGAACTCACAAATTAACTATAATAAATGACATTTCAAGTGTAGATATGCAGTGATGCATGAATTGTACTGTAGTGACTACAAAAAAAGAGCAGATACAAATCTACACTCTTAAACcaaccaaaataataataagctCAAGCATAAACTTTGCCACAGCGTAGCCTTAAACTTCAGAACTTTCTGAGGTGCAGAGCAGCCATACATACTTGGCGCCAAGATGCTTTGCCAGGTCCACCAGGGACTCCCTCTCTGCTCCTGTAAACTGGCTGACGGAAAGAACACAGTCTTTCAGAGGAAAACGTCCATCCATCACAGGAACCGGAGTGAACAAAGGGTTGGATGACAGCTGCAGAACACACTCCTTCTCCACACACATGGCCTGGAAATTAACAAAAGTGAACCATGACTAACAAACATACAAACTACTCTCATAACAGATAAAACTGAGAAGTAGCAAATACAGAACAATTTCATGGAAATTTGTAATAATGTACTTTTTTGAGGAAGGGTGtgtacttcaaaaaaaaaaaaaaaaaaaattatgattatAAAGAGTAAAACTGACATTATTTCCCACATCATCAGAGTGATCTTACCAGCCATGTATCAGTGACCACCTCATCCACTGTAGCTTCCACTGAGCACCCCAGCTGTGGAACCACAGCATAATCTGCCACAACCCGTGAGCGGCCTGTCAACACCCTGCCTCCATTTTCAATCACCAGCACGGAGAGCTGAGATTCAGCTTCGGCACCAAAGCCAACAAGAAGAAAACGCTTCCCGATAAACAGGCCTGCCTCGCTGGCCTCCTGTAAGGAGGAGTCTGGCTCCTGCCTTGTGCTCCGGTTTGGGGCCCAGGGCTCAGATGGAGGCCCAGCAGGTGAGCTGACAGATCTCCTGCTGGTGTCATGTACTGGCGGGGGCATGTCAACTGGAGGAGATAAAAGGAATGAAATGAACCCCCTTCTAGCCAACAGttacagattaaaaaaacaaagactaTTTTCAGAAAATAATTAACAATGGTGTGATACTCACACTATAACCATGATGTACATCTTGCCAAAACAGCTAAATATTCACATGAATGAACCTGCATAACCATGACACTCTAAAGGGATCGTGCTTCCATTTCTGCTATTACAACATTAGATTAAGCCTGATTCAACTAAACTGTTTTTTAGGGCTAATAGTGCTTATTAATCAATGAGACCAATAAATATCTGAACTGATACATGCCTAAATAAAAAATGGTATGAAACATTAAAAGGAAATATGAATAAAACTTAATTGCAGCATTTTTTATAAAGTTAAGTGatattttattaattaaataaacaaaacacacaatgtaCTGCCCCaatgtttattataatttaatttatattgaaatttttATCTAAAGTAACTGCAATGAAGCACATGGACAGAAATGCTCAGTGTGTCTGAGTGTTTACTACAGACAGAGACAGCTGCTTCAGAAACAGTGAAGCACATTCATTTTAACTGAATATCAGGTAAAAAGAGCCTACCAACACCAGCAATGATCATCAAAAATGACCAGGTTTCATACTCAGCTTGGTCAGGCCATTCACCCCTTCATCACCTCATCTTATTTATTACCCATCCAGTAAATCCATCAGTAAAGGATACACACCTACTGTAGGATCATCATCCATGTACTGTGACAGCAGATCCTCCTCTGCTCTCTTTTGCCTGGGAGTGCTTGGACTGGCCATGGGGGGCACAACTGAGGGCCGTGAGGGAGGGGCGTGATGTGTTACAGCAGCTGGAGCAGGAGGCAGACAGCTAGGGTGGAGGTAGTCTGTTTCTGGGAGTAGACTGCCTTTAGAGAAGCTGTCCAGCAGCCACTGCACAGTCACAACATGAGGCCTGGGAACATATGAGCATACACGAGTACCTTTTAGTTAGTTATCTAAGATATTCTACACTTGTGACAGTTCAGCCGCTATTCCAGTATTTCAGACCTGTGAGTTGCTTTGGAGAGAAAATTCTTGAGATCCAGGTCTAAGTCTCCCATGACAACATGTGTGAGATCTTCACTGGGTTGGTTaaagcgcagacctccagcaGAGTTAACCAGACGCCGCAGTTTCTCTAGTTTCTTCATCAGCAGGCCACACAGATACAGCTACACAACATTTGATCAGATTGTTCACACAAGTACAtccattaaaagaaaacaaattagCCAAATTAAAGCAGCATTTACCTTACAGCCATCCAGTATATCATCAGCTGGACACACAGTCAGGTCAAAGCTATCTATGGGGTCCGGACCTTCCAGGTGGCTGATGGTGCCATTGGTGAGGGCAGTGTCATTTATTGTCATGCTCGCATTGACAGAAATGTTGCTCAAGCCCAAAACAGATGGTCCCTCTAGAACAGGAAGAGAAATCTGTTCAATATGGGATGTACTAAATGGACTTTAGTGCTCAACATCTTTCATAACATGATAAAATAGCAATACTAGACAAACAATAAACAAGAACACTTCCAGTCTGCAGCTCACCCTCTTTCTTGTTGTTGCCTGTAGGGGTTGAAGTGTGTGGTCGAGTGCTCTTTGTTGCTGCATTGCGTTCCACAATATACCTACTTTCATCTTGACAAAAGCCTTTTTGTATGCTGTCGAACAGCCAGTGCAGAGACACACAATACACATTCCATTTCCTTGCACACTCATATTTCTGACCTGcaataaaacatattttcagtGATGACTGTGGCATATTCACAACTATAGGTAGAATGACTATTTTCCTCAAAATAGGGGataa
This genomic window from Sphaeramia orbicularis chromosome 20, fSphaOr1.1, whole genome shotgun sequence contains:
- the topbp1 gene encoding DNA topoisomerase 2-binding protein 1 isoform X1, whose translation is MMSKTDPEAFIVKFVETKGQRNEYAVKAYEAILELQSEKHLKAIDEDALLQMDQKDKSLYVFSTFTTPAFLHCKKLGCRIVSPLVVLYCLQQQRCVPKAENPVYNMAMADITISCTSLDKAMRTEVMDLVQLMGGRVYLDLNVSVTHLIAGEVGSKKYLVAANLGKPILQPSWVKACWEKSQDSLFRYTDLPTDEYLCPVLQGCTICVTGLSSTERKEVQRLCEQHGATYTGQLKMNECTHLIVSEPTGQKYECARKWNVYCVSLHWLFDSIQKGFCQDESRYIVERNAATKSTRPHTSTPTGNNKKEEGPSVLGLSNISVNASMTINDTALTNGTISHLEGPDPIDSFDLTVCPADDILDGCKLYLCGLLMKKLEKLRRLVNSAGGLRFNQPSEDLTHVVMGDLDLDLKNFLSKATHRPHVVTVQWLLDSFSKGSLLPETDYLHPSCLPPAPAAVTHHAPPSRPSVVPPMASPSTPRQKRAEEDLLSQYMDDDPTVVDMPPPVHDTSRRSVSSPAGPPSEPWAPNRSTRQEPDSSLQEASEAGLFIGKRFLLVGFGAEAESQLSVLVIENGGRVLTGRSRVVADYAVVPQLGCSVEATVDEVVTDTWLAMCVEKECVLQLSSNPLFTPVPVMDGRFPLKDCVLSVSQFTGAERESLVDLAKHLGANVQDYFVRLANQKKGMLASTHLVLQSPDGTKYQAAKKWGLPAVTMHWILESARTGQRAQEERFLVDLPPSPERDDESFVVGSQRTVMPPPARSSPEIPLLGLQSGKAVTPLDLGRFQSKVFRSVLDEMKPKVDVSTPVQTKETGRKKPPQKEPSLQLDTPSRFLSRDQLFRPSFNVKDALGVLETPGGRAKPEQRVETPLTDVINRNLKVALANSSRNNVPEMQEVSASPQLTKTTAEEVPEKEATPLAGVVICVGKKLSKMQGELNAIAASLGADFRWACDDTVTHYIYQGRVGDNTREFRAVKERGLHVVSQHWLQACAEEQRHVPESLYPFTYNPKMSLNLSQVPNSSQRSPPLTRTQLKDSKLEHGATEETSVRRISDGSVDQEDLDTTNRGGAYISETLEMRENLQRQLQEIMSATKLTTSRRTSVRLTRMGSGGADSGPQTPETSRVGRTGSRRTLEALRVSREAVMDINTEPSQSEQIVWDDPTAREERAKLADNLQWPGSPSQHSEPLAPAPPPTAINGPQFRDSMTDSELVEMAACDVIDQQMGQKVTAPPSEESEKNILTPQAPSIAFPLANPPVAPEPQEKTEEEKQPPRFQLSSLSPQERSDYSQLIEELGGVVLDKQSFDPSCSHIIVGTPLRNEKYLAAMAAGKWILHRSYLEACRSVSCFIEEDSFEWGSSSILEALPSITSQQKRLALAAMRWRKALQGRTEHGGAFSGWNVMLNIDQNRDSGFRRLLQSGGAKVLPSPSPSRYKDATHLFADFSRLKPGDFRVNVSEATSQGVTCLKPEYIADYLMQDPAPPIELYLLTEAPPCDETPGTPTRKRKLATENSRLKKSRLN